Genomic window (Paenibacillus sp. 37):
AAAGCCTATCTGGAAATCCATGCCGAGGTATACAATCGCACCAGCGCACCTCAAACTTTTCTATGGTGGGCGAATCCGGCTGTAGCTGTCAACGATCATACGCAATCCGTCTTTCCACCTGATGTAACGGCTGTGCTGGACCACGGAAAACGGGACGTATCCCGCTTTCCAATCGCAACCGGCACCTATTACAAGATGGACTATTCCGAAGGTGTGGATATCTCGCGCTACAAAAACATACCGGTTCCAACATCCTATATGGCGTATAAGTCGGATTATAATTTTGTAGGGGGTTATGACCATGGGATCCAGGCAGGCCTGCTGCATGTAGCCAATCATCATATTTCTCCGGGCAAGAAGCAATGGACCTGGGGGAATGGGGAATTCGGGCAAGCCTGGGATCGTCAGTTAACGGACGAGGATGGACCTTATATTGAATTAATGACCGGCATCTATACCGATAATCAGCCTGATTTTACGTGGTTACAGCCGTATGAAGCGAAATCATTCTCGCAGTATTTTATGCCGTATAAAGGAATTGGCATGGTCAAAAATGCAACGATTGATGCCGCAGTTAATCTGGAAATGGACGAAACGACCGGAATGGTAACCGTGATGGTATATGCGACGTCGGTTTTTGAACAAGCGACCGTTGAAGTGATAGGACCAATCGCGGTATATCTCCATGAGAAATGTAACATCTCACCTACGGAACTATATAAGTCTTCATTCCCGTGGAGCGGACAAGATGAATGGCATCAATTGAAGTTAAGTGTTCGAACTGCGGAAGGTAAAGTACTTGTGACCTATCAGCCTGAAAGGTCTGAGATACAGGAAGTGCCCGATCCGGCGAAACCACTTCCGCTACCATCCGAGATTCTTACGAATGAACAACTATATCTGGCTGGTCTTCATTTGGAGCAATATCGGCATGCCACGTATGAACCAGAACCTTATTATCTGGAAGGTTTGAAGCGTGATGCAACGGATATCCGTCTAAACATTGCGTATGGCACATTGCTGTTGCGCAGAGGTCTGTTACAAGATGCAGAGAAGCATTTCAGACATGCTGTACAATCGTTGACGTGGAAAAATACGAATCCATATGATAGTGAAGCATTTTACCAACTCGGTCTGAGTTTGAAACTACAGGGGAAACAGGAAGAAGCCTACGCAGCACTGTATAAAGCCGTATGGTCTGCACAGTATCAGGATACAGGTTATTACATGCTTGCTCAGATCGATACGGCGTTACATCGGGACATCGAAGCGTTGGATCACATCGAACGTTCGCTGATTCGCAACACCAGAAATTATAAGGCTCGGCATCTGAAGGTGGCTCTGTTACGCAGAATGGGTCAAGATAAACAGGCGATCCAATATGCGCGTGAGACATTGGAACTGGACCCGGTTGAATTTGGAGCCGCACATGAATTAGTCCTGATCTACAGCGGAGTAACTGCACCTTCAGAGAGAGAACAAGTGGAGCAAGCACGTGAGCATTTCCATCGTCTGATGCGAGGAGACGTTTATAATTATCTGAATGTAGCCGCGGATTATGCGGATAGTGGGTTGTGTGAAGAAGCACTTACGGTACTCTCCTATGTTGAATCCGAAAATTCACGGCCGTATCCTATGGTTGGTTATGCTCAGGCCTACTTGTATCGTCAGCTGGGGGATGTTGAGCAGGCCCGGGAATGTCTAAGACAAGGGAAAGCTGCTCCAACGGATTATTGTTTTCCTAATACGTTATTTGAATTCATGGTGCTTCAGGATGCATTGGCAGTGGATTCGAATGATGCGCGTGCTCACTATTACCTGGGAAATTGGTTATATGATCATAAACGATACGAGGAAGCAATCACCCATTGGGAAACTTCACGCGAGGTGGATGCTGCATATTCGACTGTACATCGGAATCTGGGACTGGCTTATTATAACAAGTCGAATCGGCCCGATCTTGCACTGGCATCATTAGAGGAAGCTTTCCGGTTGGATTCTCAAGATGCACGGATCTTCTACGAGTTGGATCAGCTGCGCAAGAAGATGGGGTATTCCTGCGAGCATCGAATCAAACAGCTGGAAGATCACATGGAGCTGGTTCATCATCGTGACGATCTGTACATTGAGTGGGTAACTTTATTGAATATGCAAGGTAGCCATCAAGAAGCATGGAATGCCCTTCAGACCCGGCGGTTTCATCCATGGGAGGGTGGAGAAGGCAAGGTAACAGGACAATATGTTACGGCACTGACGGAACTGGCGAAGCGAAATCTGGAGAAACAACAACCTGAACTGGCATTGGAGCTGTTGAAGAAGGCTTTGGTTTACCCGGAGAACTTAGGTGAAGGTAAATTGGAGGGAGCCGGAGACAACCCCGTTTACTTTTATCTTGGCTGTGCCTACCAGCAACTGAAGAATAATCAGGCGGCAGAGGAGAATTTCCACAGAGCATCCATCGGTTTGAATGAACCGGCAAGCGCGATGTTTTATAATGATCAACCGCCGGAATCCATCTATTATCAGGGTCTGGCCTGGCAGAAGCTTGGCAATGTGAAGGAAGCCAACCGACGCTTTAACAAACTCATTGACTATGCGGAAAGACATATGCACGATCACATCCGAATGGATTATTTTGCGGTATCTCTGCCCGATTTCCTGGTGTTTGACGATGATCTTAACCAGCGTAATGAAGAACATTGCCGATACATGCGAGCATTAGGTCTTCTTGGCCTTGGTCGGACAAATGAAGCCGAACTTGAGTTGGAGCGGGTTCTGGAGAAGAACCCCAATCATCAAGGGGCAGTCATCCATAGATAATTGCTAATCGACTCAACCCTATCCCATATATACCGAAGGAGTTATATAATCCATGAACGATAGTATAGCAGGAAGCCAGATTCGTTTTATACTGGATGCAAAAGATAAAGAGATTCGTGCGGGTCGCATGACGGGTAGTGGCGGCAAGAATCCACGAGGGGAGTCTTATGACTTTACCAACTATTATATGCTTCGTAATGATAAACCTCATATTCCCGTGGTAGGTGAATTTCATTTCTCCAGATTCGCTTACTTACAGTGGGAAGAAGAATTACTGAAGATGAAGGCAGGCGGGGTGAACATCGTCGCTTCGTATGTGTTCTGGAATTTTCACGAGGAGCAGGAAGGCGAGTTTAATTGGTCAGGAAATCTGAATTTGCGGCACTTCGTGGATCTGTGTGGCAAACATGAGCTGCCACTGATCGTGCGGATTGGTCCATTCTGTCATGGGGAAGTTCGTAATGGAGGGATGCCTGATTGGTTATTCAGTTATCCATTTGAAGTGAGATCGAATGATGAAGGGTATCTATATTATGCCAAGCGATTATATCGTGAGATTGCCCGTCAACTCAACGGTTGTTTTTATCAGGAGGGTGGCCCCGTAATAGCCGTACAGTTGGAAAATGAGTATATGCACGCTGGGGCACCTATGGATGCCTGGGGGTACACACGTGAAAAATACATTTCCTCTGGCCGGGACGGTCGTGAACATCTGAAGGTGCTTCGCGGTATTGCCGAAGAAGTCGGTATGCACCCCATGTTCTATACTGCTACGGCCTGGGGTAATGCTGCGGTGCCTGAAGAAGGAACGCTGCCTATGCTTGCGGGGTATGCGTACACACCATGGATTCCCAATCAGCCTCCAAGCCGAGAGTATTTATTCCAGGATCTGCATATGAATCCTGTTGAAGAAGTGGATTATGACAGTCTGGAGTATCCTGCGGCGTATTGCGAACTAGCAGGTGGCATGCAGGTCAGTTATCATGCTCGGCCGGTTGTAGATGCGGACAGTGTTGAGGCGATGACCATTGTGAAGCTGGCAAATGGCAGTAATCTGGTTGGATATTATATGTATCACGGTGGAACCAATCCGGTAGGGCAAAAAACGTATATGAATGAACAGGCATTGCCTAAAATGACGTATGATTACCAAGCCCCGCTCGGGGAGTTTGGACGTATTGGTGAATCGTATAACCGCATTCGAACCTTGTCCATGTTTCTGGAAGCATACGGTGAGCTGCTTGCGCCAATGGGCAGTGTTATACCGGAAGAGCAACATTCGATAACACCGGAGAACATGATGGATCTGCGCTGGTCTGTTCGTCAACAAGAAGGCTCAGGATTCCTGTTCATGAATAATTATCAGGATCATGTGGCGTTGCCTGATCGAGATATACAATTGGAGCTGCATACCGGCAAAGGGACTGCTTTTTATCCAAGAGAAGGCACGATGCAGCTGAAATCCGGCATGGCAGCCATTCTGCCTTTCCATATGAATCTGAATGGAATGAAGATCATTAGTGCTACCGTTCAGCCACTGACCCGATTTATGGTAAATCAGGAGCTCACGGCTGTGTTTTATGCCCATGAAGGCATGAAGCCTGAGTATGTTATTGATGCAACATCTGTTATAAATGTGGATATGCCCGAAGGTGCCGTTTCCGAGCAGGGTAATGAAGTTATTATTCACCCGATGGCTGGCATGGACCATCATCTGCGTATCACAACATCGGACGGTACGGTCATACGTATCATTACATTGACCCGTGAAGAGGCATTGCATGCCTACCGTTTCCGTATGGGCGGAGAAGAGAGACTTGTGATTAGCAGCAGTCATCTGTATGTGCAGAATGAGATGCTCATATGCAACTCCCTGGAGCAAACAGAGTTTGAGGTATCCTTCTATCCGGCTCCAGAGCATGTTTCACCTTCTAAATATGCTGTGTCATCCCAGTCAAAGCGGGGAATATTCGGTACGTACACATTCCAGATTTCC
Coding sequences:
- a CDS encoding DUF5107 domain-containing protein, translating into MNHVTAKSNVRIWEETRDIPTYGTGKPDKNPMFLEKRIYQGSSGKVYPHPVIDSIEDEAKMKSYRLIILENEYVRIEMMPELGGRIYRALDRTNNYDFVYYNRVIKPALVGLAGPWISGGIEFNWPQHHRPNTFGPVDYTFGSNEDGSATVWVGEIDRMYGTKMTAGFTLHPGKAYLEIHAEVYNRTSAPQTFLWWANPAVAVNDHTQSVFPPDVTAVLDHGKRDVSRFPIATGTYYKMDYSEGVDISRYKNIPVPTSYMAYKSDYNFVGGYDHGIQAGLLHVANHHISPGKKQWTWGNGEFGQAWDRQLTDEDGPYIELMTGIYTDNQPDFTWLQPYEAKSFSQYFMPYKGIGMVKNATIDAAVNLEMDETTGMVTVMVYATSVFEQATVEVIGPIAVYLHEKCNISPTELYKSSFPWSGQDEWHQLKLSVRTAEGKVLVTYQPERSEIQEVPDPAKPLPLPSEILTNEQLYLAGLHLEQYRHATYEPEPYYLEGLKRDATDIRLNIAYGTLLLRRGLLQDAEKHFRHAVQSLTWKNTNPYDSEAFYQLGLSLKLQGKQEEAYAALYKAVWSAQYQDTGYYMLAQIDTALHRDIEALDHIERSLIRNTRNYKARHLKVALLRRMGQDKQAIQYARETLELDPVEFGAAHELVLIYSGVTAPSEREQVEQAREHFHRLMRGDVYNYLNVAADYADSGLCEEALTVLSYVESENSRPYPMVGYAQAYLYRQLGDVEQARECLRQGKAAPTDYCFPNTLFEFMVLQDALAVDSNDARAHYYLGNWLYDHKRYEEAITHWETSREVDAAYSTVHRNLGLAYYNKSNRPDLALASLEEAFRLDSQDARIFYELDQLRKKMGYSCEHRIKQLEDHMELVHHRDDLYIEWVTLLNMQGSHQEAWNALQTRRFHPWEGGEGKVTGQYVTALTELAKRNLEKQQPELALELLKKALVYPENLGEGKLEGAGDNPVYFYLGCAYQQLKNNQAAEENFHRASIGLNEPASAMFYNDQPPESIYYQGLAWQKLGNVKEANRRFNKLIDYAERHMHDHIRMDYFAVSLPDFLVFDDDLNQRNEEHCRYMRALGLLGLGRTNEAELELERVLEKNPNHQGAVIHR
- a CDS encoding beta-galactosidase — encoded protein: MNDSIAGSQIRFILDAKDKEIRAGRMTGSGGKNPRGESYDFTNYYMLRNDKPHIPVVGEFHFSRFAYLQWEEELLKMKAGGVNIVASYVFWNFHEEQEGEFNWSGNLNLRHFVDLCGKHELPLIVRIGPFCHGEVRNGGMPDWLFSYPFEVRSNDEGYLYYAKRLYREIARQLNGCFYQEGGPVIAVQLENEYMHAGAPMDAWGYTREKYISSGRDGREHLKVLRGIAEEVGMHPMFYTATAWGNAAVPEEGTLPMLAGYAYTPWIPNQPPSREYLFQDLHMNPVEEVDYDSLEYPAAYCELAGGMQVSYHARPVVDADSVEAMTIVKLANGSNLVGYYMYHGGTNPVGQKTYMNEQALPKMTYDYQAPLGEFGRIGESYNRIRTLSMFLEAYGELLAPMGSVIPEEQHSITPENMMDLRWSVRQQEGSGFLFMNNYQDHVALPDRDIQLELHTGKGTAFYPREGTMQLKSGMAAILPFHMNLNGMKIISATVQPLTRFMVNQELTAVFYAHEGMKPEYVIDATSVINVDMPEGAVSEQGNEVIIHPMAGMDHHLRITTSDGTVIRIITLTREEALHAYRFRMGGEERLVISSSHLYVQNEMLICNSLEQTEFEVSFYPAPEHVSPSKYAVSSQSKRGIFGTYTFQISPYEPAVEVDYPKEYAATLRLDTAWPEQVDDVWVEIDYEGDVAAAHIHHQMLTDHIHYGHSWMLGLKQSRHLLADHELRLSITPIRRGTIKSYVNQAYVERFEGVEIGKFNEIRVRPHYRVGLVLAGVREDT